From a single Corvus hawaiiensis isolate bCorHaw1 chromosome 23, bCorHaw1.pri.cur, whole genome shotgun sequence genomic region:
- the GJA9 gene encoding gap junction alpha-9 protein: MGDWNFLGGILEEVHIHSTIIGKIWLTILFIFRMLVLGVATEDVWNDEQSEFICNTEQPGCRNVCYDEAFPISLIRYWVLQVIFVSSPSLVYMGHALYRLRALEKERQKKKAQVRVELESTELEMTENRKRLERELRQLDQKKLNKAPLRGSLLCTYVIHIFTRSAVEVGFMIGQYLLYGFHLDPLYKCQRDPCPNTVDCFVSRPTEKTVFILFMQSIATVSLLLNILEITHLGFRKIKMGLCEQNKNKDDSDNFYINKSKKYSLIPHSSFGISTTPQKTLPCALSSYTFLMEKQTDTMLYPVLNSPSMFRSAQNNRTKSSSNYTHCNQENKSPKRPATNALDSQTQNTSTSNNEGFLGELWTETHDAQKEAEKKHFLFVTQNANTASNMYLRSFAEMPSQTSLQPDTTFSSTSFRRQAMVGSTGAPTNSLPKNSDRRQSSFSVNKAKIPYNADVKNSSLPDTSDSMGEVSSESTQSRVWNSPKLFALSRQLSLSSNASNKRAPTDLQI; this comes from the coding sequence ATGGGAGACTGGAATTTCCTTGGAGGCATTTTAGAGGAGGTCCACATTCATTCCACTATTATTGGAAAGATTTGGCTAACGATCCTCTTCATATTTCGAATGCTGGTCCTTGGAGTGGCAACTGAGGATGTTTGGAATGATGAACAATCAGAATTTATATGCAATACTGAGCAGCCTGGTTGCAGAAATGTCTGCTATGATGAGGCCTTTCCCATCTCTCTCATAAGATACTGGGTCTTGCAAGTTATATTTGTGTCTTCTCCTTCCTTGGTGTATATGGGTCATGCCTTATACAGACTAAGAGCCTTGGAAaaagagaggcaaaaaaagaaagctcagGTAAGGGTGGAACTTGAAAGCACTGAATTAGAAATGACTGAAAATCGTAAAAGACTGGAGAGAGAACTCCGGCAATTGGATCAAAAAAAGCTAAACAAAGCACCCCTAAGAGGCTCTTTGCTCTGCACTTATGTGATACATATTTTCACAAGATCTGCAGTGGAAGTTGGCTTTATGATTGGGCAGTATCTTCTTTATGGCTTTCACTTAGATCCTCTTTATAAATGTCAGAGAGACCCATGTCCAAACACAGTTGACTGCTTTGTATCTAGACCAACAGAAAAGACGGTGTTTATATTATTCATGCAATCAATAGCGACTGTATCATTGCTTTTAAATATTCTAGAAATTACCCACCTAGGATTCCGAAAAATTAAAATGGGTCtctgtgagcagaataaaaacaaGGATGACTCTGACAATTTCTATATAAACAAATCTAAGAAATACTCTTTGATACCGCACTCTTCTTTTGGAATATCCACCACGCCTCAGAAAACGCTTCCTTGTGCACTTAGTAGTTACACCTTTTTGATGGAGAAGCAAACTGACACTATGCTTTACCCAGTTTTAAACTCTCCTTCTATGTTTCGGTCTGCGCAAAATAACCGtacaaaaagcagcagcaattaCACCCATTGcaatcaggaaaataaatctcCAAAGAGGCCAGCTACAAATGCTTTAGACAGTCAGACTCAAAATACTAGCACAAGTAATAACGAAGGCTTTCTTGGTGAGCTTTGGACTGAAACGCATGATGCACAAAAAGAggctgaaaagaaacattttctttttgttactcAGAATGCAAATACAGCTTCAAACATGTACTTGAGAAGCTTTGCTGAGATGCCATCTCAAACTTCATTGCAACCTGATACAACTTTCTCTAGTACCAGTTTTAGACGACAGGCAATGGTTGGGAGCACAGGAGCACCAACAAATTCTCTTCCAAAGAACAGTGACAGAAGACAAAGCAGTTTCAGTGTAAACAAAGCCAAAATTCCTTACAATGCTGATGTAAAAAATTCCAGCCTACCAGACACTTCTGATTCTATGGGGGAGGTGAGCTCAGAATCTACACAAAGCAGAGTCTGGAACAGTCCTAAGCTTTTCGCACTGTCTAGGCAACTGTCACTGTCAAGTAATGCCAGCAATAAGCGTGCCCCCACTGATCTTCAAATATAG
- the LOC125337283 gene encoding C-Myc-binding protein isoform X1, with product MIPAASARLLTGELRGRVWRRPPASGRHSPCRQRPRTLSGSSSASTWRSRECWTCSPRSARRPAEELAWKTWCGVAWKWSPSWAARWCTLGEGRGPLETCPVSCKPFIPRTFIVWGSIVRVLVALYEEPEKPDSALDFLKHHLGASAPENPEIEALRLEVAEMKEKYEAVMEENKKLKIKLAQYEPPQDEKHGE from the exons ATGATTCCTGCTGCGTCAGCTCGCCTTCTCACCGGGGAGCTCCGGGGGCGTGTGTGGCGGCGTCCCCCGGCCAGCGGGCGGCACAGCCCTTGCAGGCAGAG GCCGCGGACTCTAAGCGGGAGCAGTTCCGCCAGTACTTGGAGAAGTCGGGAGTGCTGGACATGCTCACCAAGG TCGGCGAGGCGGCCGGCAGAAGAACTCGCCTGGAAAACTTGGTGCGGCGTGGCCTGGAAATGGAGTCCGAGCTGGGCGGCGAGGTGGTGCACGCTGGGAGAGGGCAGAGGGCCTCTGGAAACGTGCCCTGTGAGCTGCAAACCGTTCATTCCTCGCACGTTCATCGTGTGGGGGTCGATTGTCAGAG TGTTGGTAGCCTTATATGAAGAACCAGAGAAACCAGATAGTGCACTGGA TTTTCTGAAGCATCATCTGGGAGCTTCAGCTCCTGAGAATCCGGAAATAGAGGCACTTCGCTTGGAAGTGgcagagatgaaagaaaaatatgaagctgtgatggaagaaaataaaaaactgaaaatcaaG
- the LOC125337283 gene encoding C-Myc-binding protein isoform X3 yields MAHYKAADSKREQFRQYLEKSGVLDMLTKVGEAAGRRTRLENLVRRGLEMESELGGEVVHAGRGQRASGNVPCELQTVHSSHVHRVGVDCQSVGSLI; encoded by the exons ATGGCGCACTACAAG GCCGCGGACTCTAAGCGGGAGCAGTTCCGCCAGTACTTGGAGAAGTCGGGAGTGCTGGACATGCTCACCAAGG TCGGCGAGGCGGCCGGCAGAAGAACTCGCCTGGAAAACTTGGTGCGGCGTGGCCTGGAAATGGAGTCCGAGCTGGGCGGCGAGGTGGTGCACGCTGGGAGAGGGCAGAGGGCCTCTGGAAACGTGCCCTGTGAGCTGCAAACCGTTCATTCCTCGCACGTTCATCGTGTGGGGGTCGATTGTCAGAG TGTTGGTAGCCTTATATGA